A section of the Epinephelus moara isolate mb chromosome 3, YSFRI_EMoa_1.0, whole genome shotgun sequence genome encodes:
- the ompb gene encoding olfactory marker protein b isoform X2: MSTELELPFRPDTQLTEVMRLRVQSLQQRGQKRQDGERLLLPNEAVYRLDFSKQSLRFSRWTVRLAQVGRLTITATSQLWTPDLTNLMTRQLLDPAGVFWRAVGDASDAPIQCYEADAHEFGERIAELAKVRKVMYFLFAFAEGCSPETVDCSITFTVDS, from the coding sequence ATGTCTACAGAGTTGGAGCTGCCCTTCCGGCCGGACACCCAGCTGACAGAGGTGATGCGCCTGCGGGTTCAGTCTCTGCAGCAGCGAGGCCAGAAGAGGCAGGACGGTGAACGCCTGCTGCTGCCCAACGAGGCTGTGTATCGACTGGACTTCTCCAAACAGTCCCTCCGATTCTCACGGTGGACGGTGCGGCTGGCCCAGGTGGGACGCCTCACCATTACGGCCACCTCGCAGCTCTGGACACCTGACCTCACCAACCTGATGACACGTCAGCTGCTGGATCCCGCCGGGGTTTTCTGGAGGGCGGTAGGCGACGCCAGCGACGCCCCCATCCAGTGCTACGAGGCTGACGCACATGAGTTTGGCGAGAGGATCGCTGAGCTTGCTAAGGTAAGGAAGGTGATGTACTTCCTGTTTGCGTTTGCAGAAGGCTGCAGCCCTGAGACTGTCGACTGCTCCATCACCTTCACAGTGGATAGTTGA
- the ompb gene encoding olfactory marker protein b isoform X1: MSTELELPFRPDTQLTEVMRLRVQSLQQRGQKRQDGERLLLPNEAVYRLDFSKQSLRFSRWTVRLAQVGRLTITATSQLWTPDLTNLMTRQLLDPAGVFWRAVGDASDAPIQCYEADAHEFGERIAELAKCTGEQVPAASSVSVLHGEPDKQERGEACGFHLSASLLMNSRCFTLQREMKQ; this comes from the exons ATGTCTACAGAGTTGGAGCTGCCCTTCCGGCCGGACACCCAGCTGACAGAGGTGATGCGCCTGCGGGTTCAGTCTCTGCAGCAGCGAGGCCAGAAGAGGCAGGACGGTGAACGCCTGCTGCTGCCCAACGAGGCTGTGTATCGACTGGACTTCTCCAAACAGTCCCTCCGATTCTCACGGTGGACGGTGCGGCTGGCCCAGGTGGGACGCCTCACCATTACGGCCACCTCGCAGCTCTGGACACCTGACCTCACCAACCTGATGACACGTCAGCTGCTGGATCCCGCCGGGGTTTTCTGGAGGGCGGTAGGCGACGCCAGCGACGCCCCCATCCAGTGCTACGAGGCTGACGCACATGAGTTTGGCGAGAGGATCGCTGAGCTTGCTAAG TGCACGGGGGAACAGGTTCCTGCTGCCTCATCCGTCTCCGTCTTGCATGGTGAACCTGACAAACAAGAGAGAGGGGAGGCATGTGGATTTCATCTCTCGGCCTCTCTCCTGATGAATTCTCGCTGCTTTACACTGCAGCGGGAGATGAAGCAGTAA